Proteins encoded by one window of Flavobacterium sp. N502540:
- a CDS encoding peptide chain release factor 3, whose protein sequence is MSFLKEIQRRRTFGIISHPDAGKTTLTEKLLLFGGAIQEAGAVKNNKIKKGATSDFMEIERQRGISVSTSVLAFNYKDKKINILDTPGHKDFAEDTFRTLTAVDSVIVVIDVAKGVEEQTEKLVAVCRMRNIPMIVFINKLDREGKDAFDLMDEVEQKLGLTVTPLSFPIGMGYDFQGIYNLWEENINLFSGDSRKNIEETIAFSDVQNNPELDKIVGQKAAEKLREELELIDEVYPKFDRQDYLDGKLQPVFFGSALNNFGVRELLDCFVTIAPSPRPKDSETRLVDPKEEKMSGFVFKIHANMDPKHRDRLAFIKIVSGTFERNKPYYHVRQKKNLKFSSPNAFFAEKKEIVDISYPGDIVGLHDTGNFKIGDTLTEGEIMSFKGIPSFSPEHFRYINNADPMKAKQLDKGVDQLMDEGVAQLFTLEMNNRKVIGTVGALQYEVIQYRLEHEYGAKCTYENFPVHKACWVKPNDAKNDEFKEFKRIKQKFLAHDKYGQLVFLADSDFTIQMTQSKYPSVKLFFTSEFD, encoded by the coding sequence ATGAGCTTTTTAAAAGAAATACAACGCAGAAGAACATTTGGAATTATATCGCATCCTGATGCCGGTAAAACAACTTTAACTGAAAAACTATTGTTGTTTGGAGGGGCTATTCAGGAAGCGGGAGCTGTAAAAAACAATAAAATTAAAAAAGGAGCAACGAGTGATTTCATGGAAATCGAACGCCAAAGAGGTATTTCGGTTTCAACCTCTGTACTTGCTTTTAATTATAAAGACAAAAAAATCAACATTCTTGATACTCCGGGACACAAGGATTTTGCTGAAGATACTTTTAGAACTTTAACTGCTGTAGATAGTGTTATTGTTGTAATTGACGTTGCCAAAGGGGTCGAGGAACAAACGGAGAAATTAGTCGCAGTTTGTAGAATGCGTAACATTCCTATGATTGTTTTCATCAACAAATTAGACCGCGAAGGAAAAGATGCTTTTGATTTGATGGACGAAGTAGAACAAAAGCTTGGACTTACAGTTACACCTTTAAGTTTCCCGATTGGTATGGGATATGATTTTCAGGGAATCTACAATCTTTGGGAAGAAAACATCAACCTTTTTAGTGGAGACAGTCGTAAAAATATCGAAGAGACAATCGCTTTCTCTGACGTTCAGAACAATCCGGAATTAGATAAAATTGTGGGGCAAAAAGCAGCTGAAAAACTTCGTGAAGAATTAGAACTGATTGACGAAGTGTATCCAAAATTTGATCGTCAGGATTATTTAGATGGTAAACTGCAACCTGTATTTTTTGGTTCAGCTTTGAACAATTTCGGAGTTCGTGAATTGTTGGATTGTTTCGTTACCATTGCTCCATCTCCAAGACCAAAAGATTCCGAAACCCGTTTGGTTGACCCGAAAGAAGAAAAAATGTCCGGTTTTGTGTTCAAAATCCACGCGAATATGGATCCTAAACACAGAGACCGTTTGGCTTTTATTAAAATTGTTTCAGGAACTTTTGAAAGAAACAAACCTTATTACCACGTTCGTCAAAAGAAAAATTTAAAATTCTCGAGCCCGAATGCCTTCTTTGCCGAGAAAAAAGAAATCGTAGACATTTCTTACCCTGGAGATATTGTCGGACTACACGATACCGGAAACTTCAAAATTGGGGATACCTTAACGGAAGGCGAAATAATGAGTTTCAAAGGAATTCCAAGTTTCTCTCCTGAACATTTCCGATACATTAACAATGCCGATCCTATGAAAGCTAAGCAATTAGACAAAGGTGTGGACCAGTTAATGGATGAAGGTGTGGCGCAGTTGTTTACTTTAGAAATGAACAACCGTAAAGTAATTGGTACTGTTGGAGCACTTCAATACGAGGTAATTCAGTATCGTTTAGAGCACGAGTATGGTGCAAAATGTACTTATGAAAACTTTCCGGTTCACAAAGCTTGCTGGGTAAAACCTAATGATGCTAAAAATGATGAATTCAAAGAATTTAAACGTATTAAACAAAAATTCCTTGCACATGATAAATATGGTCAGTTGGTATTCCTGGCAGATTCTGACTTCACGATACAAATGACACAAAGCAAATACCCAAGTGTAAAACTGTTCTTCACTTCGGAATTTGACTAA
- a CDS encoding DUF3467 domain-containing protein yields the protein MSNPNQQQEQINIELDETIAEGIYSNLAIINHSSSEFVLDFVSIMPGIPKAKVKSRIVLTPQHAKRLLKAIGENIHRFEVAHGEIKETEQAPIPLNFGPAGQA from the coding sequence ATGAGTAATCCGAACCAACAACAAGAACAGATTAATATCGAGTTAGATGAAACTATTGCAGAAGGAATTTATTCTAATCTGGCGATTATCAATCACTCATCATCAGAATTTGTTTTAGATTTTGTGAGTATTATGCCTGGTATTCCTAAAGCCAAAGTAAAGTCAAGAATTGTCTTGACGCCACAACATGCTAAAAGATTATTAAAAGCAATTGGTGAAAATATTCATCGTTTTGAAGTCGCTCATGGCGAAATCAAAGAGACAGAACAAGCTCCAATACCGCTTAATTTTGGTCCTGCGGGACAAGCATAA